A region of Betta splendens chromosome 13, fBetSpl5.4, whole genome shotgun sequence DNA encodes the following proteins:
- the dnaaf1 gene encoding dynein axonemal assembly factor 1 — protein MSTAEIQNAMGDKAEAATEIIGGDAERISAKIGKDATLKNVEQEKYQTPSREQQGIKSGPRMTKMFLKDHCKQNKLYFTPCLNDTLYLHFKGFTTIENLDEYTGLKCLWLESNGLQRIENLDAQTDLRSLFLQQNLICKLENLEHLKRLCTLNVSNNYIQVIENISCLPDLSTLQIAHNKLETVGDIEHLSQCLAISVLDLSHNLLNDPDIVSVLEAMPELRVLNLMGNEVVKKVPNYRKTMIVRLKQLTFLDDRPVFPKDRACAEAWAVGGLEQERKERDQWETRERKKIQDSLDGIAMIRKRAQEKQHLQELQDKVEIEVSSNPSEENDTQVLISSQEEKFETFVQDSLDAHEEFLRSQATYALREQQQSAKALQKQQLDTFDQAQSATEDKEGKNCDQSAKEHKDTAADIIERGQEQKQNNKKPKESGDIQFTVNEADSQWGRLIETYDKKRPPLSGAALSDSNKVAAPAHCPGPLITELEDEEHLETIYLPPHRSMCIDDLPDLEDVDTEDFSSAFCSQQVFKPKIEVISAGSDEDEAIPIVSPDKCSVVVGASTSSSHVHADHWDALQTDISKPVGGTRPNQTSSPPRCLIEELE, from the exons ATGTCCACTGCTGAAATACAAAACGCGATGGGAGATAAAGCTGAGGCAGCAACTGAAATTATAGGTGGAGATGCCGAAAGGATTTCAGCTAAAATTGGAAAAGATGCCACGTTAAAGAACGTCGAACAGGAAAAATATCAAACCCCATCTCGGGAGCAACAAGGCATAAAATCAGGACCACGAATGACCAAAATGTTTCTGAAGGACCACTGTAAGCAGAACAAACTTTACTTTACACCTTGTCTGAATGATACCTTATATCTGCATTTCAAAGGTTTCACCACCATTGAGAATTTAGATGAGTACACAGGACTGAAGTGTCTCTGGTTGGAGAGCAATGGCCTTCAGAGAATTGAGAACCTGGACGCCCAGACGGACCTGCGCAGCTTGTTCCTTCAGCAGAATCTCATATGCAAGTTGGAAAACCTCGAACATCTAAAAAGGCTCTGCACTCTGAATGTCTCCAACAACTACATCCAGGTCATAGAGAACATCTCCTGCCTTCCCGACTTGAGCACCCTGCAGATTGCCCATAACAAACTGGAAACTGTGGGGGACATCGAGCACCTGAGTCAGTGTCTGGCCATCAGTGTGCTGGACCTATCACACAACCTGTTAAATGACCCTGACATCGTCTCTGTACTTGAGGCCATGCCCGAATTGCGAGTGTTGAATCTAATGGGAAATGAGGTGGTGAAAAAAGTCCCCAACTACAGAAAGACTATGATTGTACGCCTCAAGCAGCTTACCTTCCTCGACGATCGCCCTGTGTTTCCCAAAGACAGGGCATGTGCAGAGGCATGGGCAGTGGGAGGGTTGGAGCAGGAGCGTAAAGAGAGGGACCAGTGGGAAACACGGGAAAGGAAGAAAATTCAGGACAGTTTGGACGGTATAGCAATGATTCGAAAGAGAGCTCAGGAGAAGCAACATCTGCAAGAGCTGCAAGACAAAG tgGAGATTGAGGTTTCCAGCAACCCTAGTGAGGAAAATGACACACAGGTTTTGATCTCATCACAAGAAGAGAAATTTGAAACCTTTGTGCAGGACAGCCTAGACGCCCATGAAGAGTTTCTACGAAGTCAGGCAACGTATGCACTCAGGGAACAGCAACAGTCAGCTAAAGCCCTTCAAAAACAGCAGTTAGATACATTTGACCAAGCTCAGTCTGCAACCGAAGACAAAGAAGGAAAGAATTGTGACCAGTCAGCAAAAGAGCACAAGGATACAGCAGCAGACATAATTGAAAGGGGTcaagaacaaaagcaaaacaacaaaaagccaAAGGAGTCAGGTGACATccagtttactgtaaatgaagcagATAGTCAGTGGGGAAGGCTCATTGAGACGTATGATAAGAAACGACCACCTCTTAGTGGGGCAGCTCTTTCTGACTCAAACAAAGttgctgcacctgcacattGTCCTGGACCACTTATCACTGAGCTAGAGGATGAAGAACATCTAGAAACTATATACCTTCCTCCCCATCGCTCAATGTGCATTGATGACCTGCCGGATCTGGAGGATGTGGACACGGAGGATTTTAGTTCAGCTTTCTGTTCTCAGCAGGTCTTCAAACCAAAAATAGAGGTCATTTCAGCAGGCAGTGATGAGGATGAGGCCATCCCCATTGTTAGTCCAGACAAATGTTCAGTGGTTGTGGGAGCCTCCACCAGTTCTTCACACGTGCATGCAGATCATTGGGATGCCCTTCAGACAGACATATCTAAACCAGTGGGAGGAACCCGGCCAAACCAGACCTCCTCTCCACCACGTTGCCTGATTGAGGAACTGGAATGA
- the mrpl44 gene encoding 39S ribosomal protein L44, mitochondrial encodes MASGYMLFRGSVTFGIHCQSICRSVSLSQVREMKRWMKAYTYLMAKKLKLEGPPPPTPRSQKPNWDYHAEVQAFSTRLHENFSLELLKTAFVNPCYLEAEQQRRQGLGVDTGIAALVLKDNSQLSEKGDSFTKSFLNEWCRANFPNLPTEGVESIVGYLTSTVVVTYVARNLGIEDLAMSAECPVPDHVLYSTFMAVIGALQESSGADRAGFFLRDFVITQLIGKDLFDMWTVVNPMGLLVDELTKRNIPLPEPRLIRSAGASTVLPLYFVGLYSEKKLLAQGPGETLIAAEQEAAYVALRRLYGFTENRRPFDFSPQQQHQQTLTQSVSSN; translated from the exons ATGGCGTCTGGGTACATGCTATTTCGTGGTTCTGTGACATTTGGAATTCACTGTCAGAGTATTTGTAGAAGCGTATCATTATCACAGGTTAGAGAGATGAAACGATGGATGAAAGCGTACACATACCTCATGGCAAAGAAGTTAAAGCTCGAGGGACCTCCGCCACCGACGCCACG atCTCAAAAGCCTAACTGGGATTACCATGCTGAAGTTCAAGCTTTCAGCACCCGCCTCCATGAAAATTTCTCCCTGGAGCTACTGAAAACAGCCTTTGTCAATCCATGTTACTTGGAAGCAGAACAACAGAGGAGACAGGGGTTAGGAGTGGACACTGGGATTGCCGCTCTTGTCCTGAAAGATAACAGTCAACTGAGTGAAAAGGGAGATAGTTttaccaaaagcttcctcaatGAGTGGTGCAGGGCGAACTTCCCGAATCTGCCAACTGAAGGGGTGGAGAGTATTGTAGGGTACCTCACCAGTACAGTAGTTGTGACTTATGTAGCAAGAAATCTTGGTATCGAGGATCTTGCCATGAGTGCCGAATGCCCTGTTCCTGATCATGTGCTCTATTCCACATTCATGGCGGTAATTGGAGCTCTACAGGAGAGCAGTGGAGCAGACCGAGCAGGATTCTTTCTTAGG GATTTTGTGATCACTCAGCTTATAGGAAAGGACTTGTTTGATATGTGGACAGTGGTCAATCCCATGGGACTACTGGTGGATGAGCTTACTAAGAGAAACATTCCTCTGCCAGAGCCTCGACTAATCAGGTCTGCTGGAGCCAGTACAGTTCTGCCACTGTACTTTGTTGGCTTGTACAG TGAAAAGAAACTTCTTGCACAGGGACCAGGAGAGACACTTATAGCAGCCGAGCAAGAGGCAGCATACGTAGCACTTCGAAGACTTTATGGCTTCACTGAGAATCGCAGACCCTTTGACTTCTCtccacaacagcagcatcagcagacattaactcagtcagtcagcagcaatTAA
- the mffa gene encoding mitochondrial fission factor homolog B isoform X1, which yields MSGAAFPSPTGEMAEMNRIQYELEYTEGISQRMRIPEMLKVAPHTREESSVGSQDLPHSVTMQVPERIVVTGDSNDTQYSIPRDLDLIQSTPLETLSLKTPPRVLTLNERPLDFLEDESRVAADTDDVLRPQGRLRRERSASENAAVRHTSQLMRNDSAAAPPPPATVHPYPPLTVAEEEHDLYSASGVLSFIQSTTRRAYQQVLEVLDENPRSKPSLRGGSASSSNPLHESRLALSTYEATLDGGPDDMTAVDATTLRRQLIKLNRRLQHLEEENRERAKREMILYSVTVAFWLVNTWVWLRR from the exons ATGAGCGGCGCAGCATTCCCCTCCCCCACTGGAGAGATGGCAGAGATGAACCGCATCCAGTATGAGTTGGAGTACACTGAGGGAATCAGCCAGAGGATGCGCATCCCGGAAATGCTCAAAGTAGCTCCTCATACCCGCGAGGAATCTAGTGTTGGATCCCAGGATCTTCCCCACAGTGTCACAATGCAAGTCCCAGAAAGGATTGTGGTTACAG GAGACAGTAACGACACCCAGTATTCCATACCCAGAGACCTGGACCTAATTCAATCAACACCACTAGAAACACTATCACTAAAGACTCCACCCAGAGTCCTCACCCTAAATGAGCGGCCCTTGGACTTTTTAGAAGATGAGAGTCGGGTGGCTGCAGACACTGATGACGTG TTACGACCCCAAGGGCGATTACGACGGGAACGCTCAGCGAGTGAGAATGCAGCCGTCCGCCACACCAGTCAGCTGATGCGGAATGATTCTGC TGCAGCCCCACCTCCCCCAGCCACTGTCCACCCTTACCCCCCTCTCACCGTGGCTGAGGAGGAACATGACCTGTACAGCGCTAGTGGTGTTCTGTCTTTCATCCAGTCCACTACACGTCGGGCTTACCAGCAGGTCCTGGAGGTTTTGGATGAGAACCCTCGCAG CAAACCATCTCTGCGAGGGGGGTCGGCTTCAAGCTCTAACCCCCTGCATGAATCCAG GCTTGCATTGTCAACATATGAAGCAACACTGGATGGGGGACCTGATGATATGACTGCGGTTGATGCGACAACACTTCGTCGTCAG CTGATCAAGTTGAACCGGAGACTCCAACATttggaagaggagaacagggaGCGGGCAAAGCGAGAAATGATTTTGTACTCGGTCACTGTAGCTTTCTGGCTTGTCAACACCTGGGTGTGGCTGCGACGTTAA
- the mffa gene encoding mitochondrial fission factor homolog B isoform X2, with product MSGAAFPSPTGEMAEMNRIQYELEYTEGISQRMRIPEMLKVAPHTREESSVGSQDLPHSVTMQVPERIVVTGDSNDTQYSIPRDLDLIQSTPLETLSLKTPPRVLTLNERPLDFLEDESRVAADTDDVLRPQGRLRRERSASENAAVRHTSQLMRNDSALALSTYEATLDGGPDDMTAVDATTLRRQLIKLNRRLQHLEEENRERAKREMILYSVTVAFWLVNTWVWLRR from the exons ATGAGCGGCGCAGCATTCCCCTCCCCCACTGGAGAGATGGCAGAGATGAACCGCATCCAGTATGAGTTGGAGTACACTGAGGGAATCAGCCAGAGGATGCGCATCCCGGAAATGCTCAAAGTAGCTCCTCATACCCGCGAGGAATCTAGTGTTGGATCCCAGGATCTTCCCCACAGTGTCACAATGCAAGTCCCAGAAAGGATTGTGGTTACAG GAGACAGTAACGACACCCAGTATTCCATACCCAGAGACCTGGACCTAATTCAATCAACACCACTAGAAACACTATCACTAAAGACTCCACCCAGAGTCCTCACCCTAAATGAGCGGCCCTTGGACTTTTTAGAAGATGAGAGTCGGGTGGCTGCAGACACTGATGACGTG TTACGACCCCAAGGGCGATTACGACGGGAACGCTCAGCGAGTGAGAATGCAGCCGTCCGCCACACCAGTCAGCTGATGCGGAATGATTCTGC GCTTGCATTGTCAACATATGAAGCAACACTGGATGGGGGACCTGATGATATGACTGCGGTTGATGCGACAACACTTCGTCGTCAG CTGATCAAGTTGAACCGGAGACTCCAACATttggaagaggagaacagggaGCGGGCAAAGCGAGAAATGATTTTGTACTCGGTCACTGTAGCTTTCTGGCTTGTCAACACCTGGGTGTGGCTGCGACGTTAA